The sequence GCATCATAACCATACGCTGTATAATCACCAGAGGTAGTAATACGTTGTTCGTTGGTTTCTAGTACACCCATATCCATGTTTAACCACTGTACATTAACGGCTAAACGATCGTTTAAGAATGTTTTCTTTACAGATAAGTTAGGACTGTAGAATCTTGAATCTTGACCTTGTGCCGTAATTCTTTCTGATAAGTAATTAAAAGCAAAGTTTAAGCTCAATGTTTTAGTGATATCAAAAGTCGAATTTACATTAAAGCTATATTGCCATGCTTGAGTATCAATTGGCATAGAAACTAATAATAAGTTATCAGTATCGTCATAGTTAAACTCTCCAGTAATATGATCGTGATAAACGTTACCTCCTAAGTAGAAATCCCACCAATCTGTAATTTTTAAACTAGTACCAAGTTCAAAACCAAATACCTGACTTTGCCCTACATTTGTGTACACTCTGTTTAAAACAGAATCGCTATCAATAGTATTTGTTCTATTAATTAGATTTTGTGTATTTCTAAAATAAGCTGTTGCAAAAATAGTATGATCTCCAATTTCTTGTACTGCACCTAGTTCTACTAAATCAATAAATTCTGGTTCTAAGCTTGCATCACCTTGTTCTAAAGTTTCTGAATGCTCTTTTTCTTTAAAAGGATTCATTTTAAAAGTAGTTGTACGTTCAACTCTCTTAGAATAAGCCGACTTTACTGCAAGACCATCATTAATTTGATATTGTAAATTTGCCGAAGGGAATAACTTAAAGTAATCGTAATTTAAAACTTCTTTTGTTGCTCCCGGAGCCGTTCCTTGATAATCTAACACACGGTCCATGTACTCTCCACGAACACCAACACCATACGTCCAATTGCCTTTTTCTCCTGCAAGTTGTGCATACGCACTATGGATATCACGGTTTAAGTTAAGATTAGAAGAATACTTATGTATTTGATTCCATTCCCCAGTTGGAGTACCATCAATTATAACAGCACTATCATATTGAAAATCACCTCTATGATCTAATGTTCTGTATTGATATCCAACATCAATTTGTCCAAAAGTCATAGGTTTAAAACTATAATCTATGTTTGCTCTAAAACCATTTAAAGGGTTATCATTAGTATTTCTTTCTCTTAAATAATAATACTGATTTGCTTCAGCAGTGTCAAAACCTTTCTTCTGATTATCATTATAAGTTGGTCCGCCAAGCATTGTGTATTCGTACAACACAGAAGCAGATAATTTTGATTCGTTATCAAAAGTGTGCGCATAATCCACACTACTCACTAAAAAGTCTGATTGTCTATTTCTTGAGTTATGGTTATAATAAGAGAAAGGGTCTCCTATTGGTGTACCTGTTGCAGGATCTGACTTCTGATTTTTATTGTAATAGATATCTGCTAAACGTGTTTTATCACGAATACCACCCATTACAGCTACATTAAAAGTATTGTTCTCGTTTGGATCATATCCGAAAGAAAAACGTCCAGAATAGTTTTCTTCTACGTAACTTCTTTCACCATCAGAAGGGAAATTTGTTTTATACCCATCATTCGGATCACTTCTTTCGTCAATAATAGTCCAAACATCTCCTTCTCTTCTACCTGCTTTATCATTTCTTTGGTAAGAACCACCTAAAGACCAATTGATCTTATTTTTTTGCTGAGCAATTGTAAAATCACCTCCATAACGTTGTGGGTTGTTATGATTATCATAATTTTCGATTGCAGGCATTCCTATTCGCAAATTAACTTGAGCATATAATCTATCAGCAGCACCTTTTGTAGTAATAATATTGATAATCCCTGCCTTACCTTCTGAATCATATTTGGCAGAAGGAGCAGTAATCACTTCAACATTTTTGATGGCATTTGCGGGCAACTGATTTAAAATTGTTGCCGCATCAGACTGTACAGGTTTGCCATTTAGCAATACCACAAAACCAGTTGATCCACGTACGGATAAATCTCCTTCTCCGTTAATACTAACAGAAGGCATATTTTTTAAAACATCTGTAGCTGTTCCTCCCGATGCATTTTCAAATTTACTAGCATCATACACTTGGCGGTCAACTTTTGTTACTGCAGTTAAGGTCTCTCCTTTCACTTCAATTTCAGCAAGCATCTGACTGTCTTCTTTCAGGCTGATAATACCTAATTTAACAGGACCTTTACTTACTTTAATGTTCTGTTTTGTTGCCGTTTCAAAACCCATAAAAGCAACCGTTAACTTGTAAGTTCCCTCTTCTACTTTAGGGATGCTAAATTTCCCTTCGGTATCTGTAACCACACCTGTTACTAAAGAATTATCTTCTTGATTATACAATGCAACAGTGGCATATTCTATTACCGCACTGCTAGAAGATTCTTTTACTTTACCTGTAAGTTTAGATTGAGCGTAAGTAAGTGTTGTCACACACAGCAACAATGTAATAAACATTAGATGTTTACTTATTGTTATTAATTTAAATTTCATTTTTGTAGTCTTAATAAAAAAAGTTTAAGATATAAGTTGTTTTATCATTCTTTTGTAATTGAAGAACGATATTGTTAAGACAAATTAAATATCTTTAATTATTGCAAAAGTGGTGTATTTGAAAATAATTTCCTAGAGAAAGTGTACAATTAGAAACGTTTGAAAACATTAACACGTTTTACTCTTTACTTTTAAAGTAAAATTGTTTATAAATACATGAATTCTAATTCATTAAAACATACTAAAAGTAGAAAAAAGGCAATGCCCCATTCCTACTTGTTATTGGAAAACCGACGTATAATAATATTAACAAGTATATTTTATAAAAAAGCAATGATCATTTTTATACAAGTTCAAGTGAAGGTTCTTTTTTAAGAATACCTTTCTTTTTTTTCTTTCTCCCCAGCCACAATAAAAAACCAGTTATTGGTAATGATGCTGAAATTAATGATATAAAAAACATGATAAATTTACCTGTTAAACCAAGTATTGCTCCTGTATGTATATCATAGTTTAAACGAAAAATTTTCTGTGCTGTAGTTGCATTTTCATACCTACCACTAAAGTCATTTTCATTAGATAATTCTTTAAGTGAATATTGATCAAAACACCTCCAATCTAGTTTACCAAATGTACCGTGTTCTGGAGATGAATATATTTTGATAGGGTCAGTTTCTTTTTGAGGGATATAAATAGCTGTACCTAAAATACGAGCATCGTCTTCTAAAACTTTGTACCAAGCCCTATCAATACCAGGCAATGCACTATTTCTATTACTACTTGATGGAACCTTTGATGCATACGTTGTTTTTTGAAGAGTATCTCCGCCAGAAACAAGATAATAAAGGGTATTTTCAAACCATTCAAACGACCATATTAGTCCTGTTACGATTGTAAAAAGAAGTACCCACGAAGCATAAAACCCCAATACACTATGGAGATCATAATTCTTTCTTCTCCACCTACCGTTCCATTTTATTTTAAATTTCTGCTGTACTGCCTTCTTTTTCTTATTTTTTGGCCACCAGAGTACAATGCCAGAAACCAACATTACAAAAAATATTAATGTAGCAATCCCTACTATTAACTCTCCATTTGGTAATAACAAAGAGATATGTAAATAAAGAATTACTGTAAAAAAATCGGTTCTAAGGTTCTTAATTTTTAAAACTTCGCCTGTGTATTGATCTATAAAAGTTATGTAAAAATAAGAAGCACTATCTGCATAATGTAAAGCCATAGAAGCGTTGTTTGGAGTTTCGTAATAAATACGTTGTACGTCCATTCCATCTGTTGCTTTATAGGCTATTTCTTTAATTTTTGAAGGAGGAAGTACATTTCCTTTTACTTCTTTTACAAATCGGTAAGATTGCGTTAACTCTTGTATTTCATGCTCAAATGTATAAATACATCCCGTTATAGAAACTATAAAAACTATTAAGCCAGATACAAGACCTATGATTAAATGGAGTTTACTAATCAGTTTTTTCATCTGTGTAAGTTTGAATTGGTAAGTAAAATGATAGAGTCAATTCCCTATCACTTTACTTAATAGTTGTGCTTAGTTCTTATTTAAAGAAAAGATTCCTTTTGCATAATGTCCATCAATTTTAGCTCCTTTCTTTGCTGTTGCAGTTTCAGGATCAATTTCATAAATATATCCTCCTTTACTATCAGAAATATTTAAATAGACTTTACCATCTTTAACTAAATGAGCAATACCCCATTCGCCACCATGCAACGGCACATCTTCTACTTTAGTAACCGTTTGTGCATTTAAATCTGCAATAGTAATACTACAAACAGGTGTCTCTGTATTTGGTCCGTAAGTACCCCAAAGCTGAGAGTCGTCTGTAACAGTTCTTACTACCATTTTACCATTCCCTGCATATACTGCATTATTAATTTTCATGCCGCCACTTTTCTCTTCAAAGTTGAAGAAGTAATCTTGGTCAAATGCTGTTGCACCACTCTTAATTCTTAAAAATCCAGACGGTTTAGTTGGTGTCGGATAAAAACCAGTTGCATTAGAAGATGTAGAGAAAGTATAAATGTCTCCATTCTCATCTTCTTGTAAAGCCGTTTTTGCAGTATAATTACCAATATCAGATGTTCTATCGTCTTTTATATATTTATCAAATTCCATAGATGGGTAATTGTAGACTGCTATTCTAGCAGAATCCGACAAGGGCGTTGCAAAAGCAGGAACCACCGCACCAGAACCCATTAAATAATAAGATAAATATACTTTGGATTCTCTCTGTAAAATGCCTGTTGGGAATGCCACTAAATCAAGTGCTTTTCTTTCATCAATTTTAGTAAGGAAACGTTCCGAAATAGACACTGATGGTTTATCAATACTATAAATTACTCTATCTTCAAAACCTTCTCTTGGTGTACCTACTGCCAAGAATTCATTCTCATTTACATTTGTGGCTGCAAAAATTCCATGATCTGTCACTAATTGTCCTGTTGCTACTAATTGAGCATTTTCACCTGCAAATTCATAACCTGTCAAGATATTATCGCTTGTATAGCCTGTTGTTAAAACCATATTACCAGCGGCATAAAAAGACATCCAAGCGGGTTGTTCAATCCCTTGCTTAATAGGCGAAATTGTACCCGAAGTTATGGTGTCTACAGTTATTAAAACGTCTGTACCTGTTGCTGCTTCAATACCAACAACAAAACCTGTTTCAACATTTGGTTGTGTCTCATTTGTTGTCGTCTCATCACATGAAACAAAAAGAGAAAAGCTACTTAATAGTAGAAGTGATTGTAAAAATTGTTTGTTCATCTTAAAATAAAAGTTTGTTTAATTCTGTATAAAATAACGTGCTTTGATACTGAAAGCACGACCCGGTTTTTGCTGATTTAAATTATCATAAACCTTGTTATCGAGTACGTTGGCACATAACAAAGAAAGGTTGTATTTACTTTCTTGAAATGTGTATGTTAGCTCTATATTAAAAGTCAGTTGACTTGGTATAATTGATTTTGATTCTGATGCTGCCAGACTAGGCCATAGCAAATAGAATTGATGTACGTATCTGGATATTCCAGTTACAGAAAGCATTTGTTTTTTAGGCAACTCCTGATTATATACAAACGTCATGTTTCCAAATAAATAAGGCTCATTTGGTAGACGGTCATTGTATACAATTTGGTCTTTATCGTTATTTCTTAAATCGAGATACGTACCTGCTAAACTTGCTGTAAACTTTTTAGAAAAAATATAGCTAGTTGTTACATCTATTCCTTTAGAAACCACCTTCGGATCGTTGATATAAAAACTACGATTCATCTTAGGTTCAAACCTTATATAATTCTTTGTATTACGCACAAATAAATTCATTTCTATTTGATAATTATTTGCTCTT is a genomic window of Flammeovirga pectinis containing:
- a CDS encoding TonB-dependent receptor domain-containing protein; translated protein: MKFKLITISKHLMFITLLLCVTTLTYAQSKLTGKVKESSSSAVIEYATVALYNQEDNSLVTGVVTDTEGKFSIPKVEEGTYKLTVAFMGFETATKQNIKVSKGPVKLGIISLKEDSQMLAEIEVKGETLTAVTKVDRQVYDASKFENASGGTATDVLKNMPSVSINGEGDLSVRGSTGFVVLLNGKPVQSDAATILNQLPANAIKNVEVITAPSAKYDSEGKAGIINIITTKGAADRLYAQVNLRIGMPAIENYDNHNNPQRYGGDFTIAQQKNKINWSLGGSYQRNDKAGRREGDVWTIIDERSDPNDGYKTNFPSDGERSYVEENYSGRFSFGYDPNENNTFNVAVMGGIRDKTRLADIYYNKNQKSDPATGTPIGDPFSYYNHNSRNRQSDFLVSSVDYAHTFDNESKLSASVLYEYTMLGGPTYNDNQKKGFDTAEANQYYYLRERNTNDNPLNGFRANIDYSFKPMTFGQIDVGYQYRTLDHRGDFQYDSAVIIDGTPTGEWNQIHKYSSNLNLNRDIHSAYAQLAGEKGNWTYGVGVRGEYMDRVLDYQGTAPGATKEVLNYDYFKLFPSANLQYQINDGLAVKSAYSKRVERTTTFKMNPFKEKEHSETLEQGDASLEPEFIDLVELGAVQEIGDHTIFATAYFRNTQNLINRTNTIDSDSVLNRVYTNVGQSQVFGFELGTSLKITDWWDFYLGGNVYHDHITGEFNYDDTDNLLLVSMPIDTQAWQYSFNVNSTFDITKTLSLNFAFNYLSERITAQGQDSRFYSPNLSVKKTFLNDRLAVNVQWLNMDMGVLETNEQRITTSGDYTAYGYDANANAVVDNSFYTTTNYVYEVDQIIINITYNFNSLKNKSKGVKSEFGNKEF
- a CDS encoding PepSY-associated TM helix domain-containing protein, yielding MKKLISKLHLIIGLVSGLIVFIVSITGCIYTFEHEIQELTQSYRFVKEVKGNVLPPSKIKEIAYKATDGMDVQRIYYETPNNASMALHYADSASYFYITFIDQYTGEVLKIKNLRTDFFTVILYLHISLLLPNGELIVGIATLIFFVMLVSGIVLWWPKNKKKKAVQQKFKIKWNGRWRRKNYDLHSVLGFYASWVLLFTIVTGLIWSFEWFENTLYYLVSGGDTLQKTTYASKVPSSSNRNSALPGIDRAWYKVLEDDARILGTAIYIPQKETDPIKIYSSPEHGTFGKLDWRCFDQYSLKELSNENDFSGRYENATTAQKIFRLNYDIHTGAILGLTGKFIMFFISLISASLPITGFLLWLGRKKKKKGILKKEPSLELV
- a CDS encoding DUF4374 domain-containing protein, whose translation is MNKQFLQSLLLLSSFSLFVSCDETTTNETQPNVETGFVVGIEAATGTDVLITVDTITSGTISPIKQGIEQPAWMSFYAAGNMVLTTGYTSDNILTGYEFAGENAQLVATGQLVTDHGIFAATNVNENEFLAVGTPREGFEDRVIYSIDKPSVSISERFLTKIDERKALDLVAFPTGILQRESKVYLSYYLMGSGAVVPAFATPLSDSARIAVYNYPSMEFDKYIKDDRTSDIGNYTAKTALQEDENGDIYTFSTSSNATGFYPTPTKPSGFLRIKSGATAFDQDYFFNFEEKSGGMKINNAVYAGNGKMVVRTVTDDSQLWGTYGPNTETPVCSITIADLNAQTVTKVEDVPLHGGEWGIAHLVKDGKVYLNISDSKGGYIYEIDPETATAKKGAKIDGHYAKGIFSLNKN